The following coding sequences lie in one Heyndrickxia oleronia genomic window:
- the aroA gene encoding 3-phosphoshikimate 1-carboxyvinyltransferase produces the protein MHLQSKKSGLNGTIDVPGDKSISHRAIMFGAIAEGITTVKNFLYGADCKSTIECFRKLGIKIEEQDGEIKIHGNGFDGLKEPVEILDVGNSGTTTRLIIGLLAGRPFHSVIIGDDSIAKRPMNRVTDPLKQMGATIHGRRGANYTPLSIVGSTLHPIQYRLPVASAQVKSCLLLAALQTEGETTIIEPASTRDHTERMIKQFGGNLTINENTIKISGKQKLVASDIQVPGDISSAAFFMVAAAIVNESKVILENVGLNPTRTGIIEVLQKMGASIDVKENTLSNFEPSGTVTVKTSNLQGIEIGGELIPRLIDELPIIALLATQASGKTVIKNAEELKVKETNRIDAVVKELSILGAKIEATEDGMIIYGKTPLKGGKVKSYGDHRIGMMLSIAALICEEDVYIEGAEAVSVSYPNFFEHLHYLTKK, from the coding sequence ATCCATCTACAATCAAAAAAATCGGGATTGAATGGAACAATTGATGTTCCCGGTGATAAATCGATATCTCATCGAGCCATTATGTTTGGAGCGATTGCAGAAGGGATAACGACTGTAAAAAACTTCTTATACGGAGCTGACTGTAAAAGCACGATTGAGTGCTTTCGAAAGCTTGGGATCAAGATAGAGGAGCAGGATGGCGAAATAAAAATACATGGAAATGGTTTTGATGGCTTAAAGGAGCCAGTTGAAATTTTAGACGTTGGTAATTCTGGTACAACGACACGGCTTATTATTGGATTACTTGCTGGTAGGCCCTTTCATTCAGTCATCATTGGAGATGATTCCATTGCGAAAAGACCGATGAATCGCGTAACAGACCCATTAAAACAAATGGGAGCGACAATACATGGCAGGAGAGGGGCGAATTATACCCCATTATCTATTGTAGGTAGTACATTGCATCCTATACAGTATAGGTTACCTGTCGCAAGTGCACAGGTTAAATCCTGTCTTCTTTTAGCTGCCTTGCAAACAGAGGGGGAAACGACAATTATAGAGCCAGCTTCTACGAGAGATCATACGGAAAGAATGATTAAACAATTTGGTGGAAATCTAACCATTAATGAAAATACAATAAAGATTTCTGGAAAACAAAAATTAGTAGCATCAGATATTCAAGTTCCAGGGGATATTTCCTCTGCAGCCTTCTTTATGGTTGCTGCAGCGATAGTGAATGAGAGTAAAGTAATTCTTGAAAACGTTGGTTTAAACCCGACTCGTACAGGAATTATTGAAGTCTTACAAAAAATGGGTGCATCCATTGATGTAAAAGAAAATACTTTGAGCAATTTCGAACCATCAGGTACAGTGACTGTAAAAACGAGTAATTTACAAGGAATCGAAATCGGAGGTGAGTTGATTCCACGTCTGATCGATGAATTGCCAATCATTGCACTTTTAGCTACCCAAGCAAGTGGGAAAACTGTCATTAAAAATGCAGAAGAATTGAAAGTAAAGGAAACGAATCGAATTGATGCGGTTGTAAAGGAATTGTCTATTCTTGGAGCAAAGATTGAAGCTACAGAGGACGGTATGATTATTTATGGGAAAACACCTCTAAAAGGTGGTAAAGTAAAAAGCTATGGAGATCATCGAATAGGGATGATGCTAAGTATTGCTGCCTTAATTTGCGAAGAAGATGTATATATCGAAGGAGCAGAAGCAGTCAGTGTTTCCTACCCGAATTTCTTTGAACATTTACATTATTTAACAAAAAAATAA
- the aroH gene encoding chorismate mutase → MIRGVRGATTVTQNDENEIVNSTEELIMELIEQNAIEAANVASVFISVTADINAEFPAKALRRFSSWKYVPVMCMKEINVKGSLPLCIRVMIHVNTDKAQQDIIHIYLKDAVTLRPDLIKE, encoded by the coding sequence ATGATACGCGGAGTTAGGGGAGCGACAACAGTTACACAAAATGATGAAAATGAGATTGTGAACTCGACAGAGGAATTAATAATGGAATTGATAGAGCAAAATGCCATAGAAGCAGCTAATGTTGCTTCTGTTTTCATATCAGTAACAGCAGATATCAATGCCGAGTTTCCTGCCAAAGCATTGAGAAGGTTTTCTTCATGGAAATATGTACCTGTGATGTGTATGAAGGAAATTAACGTGAAGGGAAGTCTCCCTCTTTGTATCCGTGTGATGATTCATGTAAATACAGATAAAGCTCAACAAGATATTATACACATTTATTTAAAAGATGCAGTAACTCTGAGACCAGATTTGATAAAGGAGTGA
- the aroC gene encoding chorismate synthase, protein MRYLTSGESHGPQLTTIIEGLPAGMPLTAEDINTELARRQKGYGRGRRMQIETDRANILGGVRHGLTLGSPLALVVENKDWKHWTKIMGIEPLEEGQDEEIKRKVTRPRPGHADLVGGIKYGHHDMRNVLERSSARETTVRVAAGAVAKKLLALLGIKVAGHVLEIGGVRANALEYSTIDELKERSEKSPVRCIDKEAEKNMMEAIDKAKKNGDSIGGIVEVIVEGMPSGVGSYVHYDRKLDAKIAAAIMSINAFKGVEFGLGFEMAHIPGSQVHDEILWSEERGYERRTNRLGGFEGGMTTGMPIVVRGVMKPIPTLYKPLQSVDIETKEPFTASIERSDSCAVPAASVVAEAVVAWEVASAIVEQYYSDRFETLKEIVEKEKRYSRFF, encoded by the coding sequence ATGAGATACTTAACATCTGGTGAATCCCATGGCCCACAACTTACGACGATTATTGAAGGGTTACCAGCGGGAATGCCATTAACAGCTGAGGATATTAATACTGAATTAGCACGACGACAAAAAGGTTATGGTCGTGGAAGGCGAATGCAAATCGAAACCGATCGCGCTAACATTTTAGGTGGAGTTCGCCATGGTTTAACACTTGGATCACCATTAGCATTGGTTGTAGAAAATAAGGATTGGAAACATTGGACCAAAATAATGGGGATAGAACCACTAGAGGAAGGTCAAGATGAGGAAATCAAAAGAAAAGTGACTCGCCCAAGACCAGGACATGCTGATTTAGTTGGCGGTATAAAGTATGGTCATCATGATATGCGTAATGTATTAGAACGTTCCTCTGCACGAGAAACGACTGTGAGAGTAGCTGCAGGTGCAGTTGCAAAAAAGCTATTAGCATTATTAGGTATAAAAGTTGCAGGACATGTGCTTGAAATTGGTGGAGTTCGTGCAAATGCATTGGAATACTCAACCATAGATGAATTAAAAGAGAGAAGTGAAAAATCTCCTGTTCGTTGTATTGATAAGGAAGCAGAAAAGAATATGATGGAAGCAATTGATAAAGCTAAAAAGAATGGAGATTCCATTGGGGGAATTGTCGAAGTAATAGTGGAAGGAATGCCATCAGGTGTAGGGAGTTATGTGCATTATGATCGGAAGTTAGATGCTAAGATTGCTGCAGCCATTATGAGTATTAATGCATTTAAAGGTGTTGAGTTTGGTCTGGGATTTGAAATGGCTCATATACCAGGTAGTCAGGTTCATGATGAGATCCTTTGGAGTGAGGAAAGAGGCTATGAACGACGAACCAACCGTTTAGGTGGTTTTGAGGGAGGAATGACCACCGGTATGCCAATTGTTGTTCGTGGTGTAATGAAGCCTATACCTACATTATATAAACCTCTACAAAGTGTTGATATTGAAACAAAGGAACCATTTACAGCAAGTATTGAACGTTCAGATAGCTGTGCTGTTCCTGCTGCTAGTGTTGTTGCTGAAGCAGTGGTTGCTTGGGAAGTAGCTTCTGCAATAGTTGAACAGTATTATAGTGATCGTTTTGAAACATTAAAGGAAATCGTAGAAAAAGAAAAAAGATATAGTAGGTTTTTTTAG
- a CDS encoding tetratricopeptide repeat protein, with amino-acid sequence MNIHENIEKMIQLLENGDMDKAKDLFLKIKNSNNDEEKYLLAEELLQLGFLNEAKELYELLLVSYPNEGELKVSLAEILIEMDKESDAISYLDSIQEDDPDYPRALLILADLYQMQGLVEVSENKLRQAKQLLPDESIIDFALGELYASEGKNNEAIKFYEELLNQGKTLIAGVDINGRLAEVLSSAGKFEEALPFFERAVEENNEINTLFGYALTAYQAGFFKKAIELFIQLREMDPEYHSLYLYLGKCYESEEDLENAMQAVKSGIAVDEFNKELYQFGGKLALKLGDESLAEEYFRQALVLDSGYIDAALTLNKLLLHQQRYEDVLEITLQMEKEGDIDPQLHWDAAISFQALEQYQDALKHYQQAYNDLKNHSEFLAEYGYFLMEEGKRSEAIEIFQTLLHDDPLNEEWISLLERLEDH; translated from the coding sequence ATGAACATACACGAAAATATAGAGAAAATGATTCAGTTACTAGAAAATGGAGATATGGATAAAGCAAAGGATCTTTTTCTTAAAATAAAAAATTCAAATAATGATGAAGAAAAATATTTATTAGCTGAGGAATTATTGCAATTAGGGTTTTTAAATGAAGCAAAGGAACTTTATGAACTATTACTTGTCTCATACCCAAATGAAGGTGAATTAAAAGTTTCATTAGCAGAAATACTCATTGAGATGGATAAGGAATCTGATGCAATTAGTTATTTAGATTCAATCCAAGAGGATGATCCTGATTATCCGCGAGCTTTACTAATTTTAGCGGATTTATACCAAATGCAAGGATTAGTGGAAGTAAGTGAGAATAAACTACGTCAGGCAAAGCAGTTACTTCCAGACGAATCCATTATTGATTTCGCATTAGGGGAACTCTATGCATCGGAGGGTAAAAATAATGAAGCGATAAAGTTCTATGAAGAGCTTCTTAATCAAGGAAAAACTTTAATTGCAGGTGTAGATATAAATGGACGTTTAGCTGAAGTACTGAGTTCAGCCGGAAAATTCGAAGAGGCGTTACCTTTCTTTGAACGAGCCGTTGAAGAAAATAATGAAATAAATACATTATTTGGTTATGCATTGACCGCCTATCAAGCAGGATTTTTCAAAAAGGCTATCGAATTATTTATACAATTGAGAGAAATGGATCCTGAATATCATTCACTTTATTTGTATTTAGGAAAATGTTATGAAAGTGAAGAGGATCTAGAAAATGCGATGCAAGCTGTAAAATCTGGCATAGCAGTAGATGAATTTAATAAAGAATTATACCAATTTGGTGGAAAGCTTGCGTTAAAGTTAGGAGATGAGTCGCTTGCTGAAGAATATTTTCGACAAGCACTTGTTTTAGATTCAGGTTATATTGATGCTGCTTTAACACTAAATAAGCTTCTTCTACATCAACAGCGTTATGAAGATGTCTTAGAAATTACATTGCAAATGGAAAAAGAAGGTGACATCGATCCACAATTACATTGGGATGCTGCAATCTCTTTCCAAGCTTTAGAACAATATCAGGATGCATTAAAACATTATCAGCAAGCATATAATGACTTAAAGAATCATTCAGAATTTTTAGCGGAATATGGTTACTTCTTAATGGAAGAAGGAAAAAGATCAGAAGCAATTGAAATTTTTCAAACACTTTTACACGATGATCCGTTAAATGAGGAATGGATCTCACTCTTGGAACGACTAGAAGATCATTAA
- the hisC gene encoding histidinol-phosphate transaminase codes for MKWNSKILNLKAYQPGKSIEEVKAAFHLDEIHKLASNENPYGYSPKVKDLLDKEGSSTFSYYPDGYSTQLRKEAAEFLGVKPTQLIFSNGTDELLHIISNALLEPGKNTVMANPTFSQYKHNAILEGAEIREVPLINGEHDLDGMLTQINQDTAIVWVCSPNNPTGVYINDEKLQSFLKKVPKDVLVVLDEAYYEYVCADDYYDARVLIQQYPNLIVTRTFSKIYGLASFRIGYGIASEEIIQALEPVRQPFNTNVLAQKVASVALSDQSFVQNCRKLNHEELERFYQFCEKENLNYYPSQGNFILIDFAHDGDEVFSFLLSKGYIVRSGKALGFPTSVRVTIGTKEQNDGVMDAMLEFLKQASMIN; via the coding sequence ATGAAATGGAATAGTAAAATTTTAAATCTAAAGGCATACCAACCAGGTAAATCAATAGAAGAGGTGAAAGCAGCCTTTCATTTAGATGAAATTCATAAATTAGCATCAAATGAAAATCCGTATGGCTACTCACCAAAAGTAAAGGACTTATTAGATAAAGAGGGTAGCTCAACATTTTCTTATTATCCGGATGGATATTCAACCCAATTACGAAAAGAAGCGGCTGAATTTTTAGGGGTAAAGCCAACCCAGTTAATTTTCTCAAATGGAACAGATGAACTGCTACATATTATTTCTAATGCTCTACTAGAGCCAGGAAAAAATACAGTGATGGCCAATCCTACCTTTTCACAATATAAGCATAATGCAATATTAGAAGGTGCTGAGATAAGAGAGGTACCGTTAATAAACGGAGAACATGATTTAGATGGAATGCTTACTCAAATTAATCAGGATACAGCAATTGTCTGGGTTTGTAGTCCTAATAACCCTACAGGTGTATATATTAACGATGAAAAATTACAGAGTTTTTTAAAGAAAGTACCTAAAGATGTACTAGTGGTATTAGACGAAGCTTATTATGAATATGTTTGCGCTGATGATTATTATGATGCACGTGTATTAATCCAGCAATATCCAAATTTAATTGTTACAAGAACATTTTCTAAAATTTATGGTCTTGCAAGTTTTAGAATAGGCTATGGGATTGCATCTGAAGAAATTATTCAAGCACTTGAACCTGTCCGACAACCATTCAATACAAATGTTTTAGCCCAAAAAGTAGCATCAGTAGCTCTGAGTGATCAAAGCTTTGTTCAAAATTGTAGGAAATTAAATCACGAGGAATTAGAACGTTTCTATCAATTTTGTGAGAAAGAAAATCTAAATTATTATCCTTCACAAGGAAATTTTATTTTAATTGATTTTGCACATGATGGTGATGAGGTATTCTCATTTTTACTCTCAAAGGGATATATTGTTCGTTCAGGGAAAGCATTAGGTTTCCCTACATCGGTTCGGGTAACAATTGGTACAAAAGAACAAAATGATGGTGTTATGGATGCAATGCTTGAATTTCTGAAGCAAGCATCGATGATAAATTAG
- a CDS encoding prephenate dehydrogenase: MQQKIFVIGLGLIGGSVALAIKNEHPNTTIIGYDRDEEIANQAKILKVIDDMAESIKQGAVDADFIILSIPIFETEKVMEELALLPLKQSVIITDTGSTKKSIMKKAALFIENGITFIGGHPMAGSHKSGVVAAKRLLFENAFYMLTPPEHTNMTEQVNQLKHLLAGTKSKFIELTADEHDEMTGILSHFPHIIAASLVGHAKKYQEIYPLLQRLAAGGFRDITRIASSNPHMWTDISLRNKDVLLQLMCEWKQEMQKIEQMLIDDEYNKIYQFFANAKSYRDGLPIHTKGVIHSFYDLYVDVPDYPGVISEITGYLAEERISITNIRILETREDIYGVLRISFQTIQDREQAMVCLKNRTNYELFIQ, translated from the coding sequence TTGCAACAGAAAATATTCGTTATCGGATTAGGTCTAATTGGAGGTTCGGTTGCTTTAGCAATTAAAAATGAGCACCCAAATACTACAATTATTGGCTATGATAGGGATGAAGAGATAGCTAATCAGGCGAAAATTTTAAAAGTAATCGATGATATGGCAGAGAGCATCAAACAAGGTGCCGTTGATGCCGATTTCATTATTTTGTCTATTCCAATCTTTGAAACGGAAAAAGTAATGGAAGAATTAGCATTATTGCCATTAAAACAAAGCGTTATTATCACCGATACAGGAAGTACAAAAAAATCAATTATGAAAAAGGCTGCATTATTTATTGAGAACGGTATTACTTTTATTGGGGGTCACCCGATGGCAGGATCACATAAAAGTGGAGTGGTAGCTGCCAAACGTTTGTTATTTGAAAATGCCTTTTACATGCTAACTCCACCCGAACATACAAACATGACGGAACAAGTGAACCAATTAAAACATTTATTAGCTGGTACAAAATCTAAGTTTATTGAATTAACCGCAGATGAGCACGATGAAATGACAGGTATTCTTAGTCATTTTCCTCATATTATTGCAGCGTCATTAGTAGGGCATGCAAAAAAATATCAAGAGATCTATCCATTATTGCAAAGATTAGCAGCTGGTGGATTTCGAGATATTACACGGATTGCCTCCTCTAACCCACATATGTGGACTGATATATCTTTGCGTAACAAGGATGTATTATTACAGCTTATGTGTGAATGGAAACAAGAAATGCAGAAAATCGAACAAATGCTAATAGATGATGAATATAATAAAATCTATCAATTTTTTGCAAATGCAAAATCTTATCGAGATGGCTTACCCATACATACAAAAGGTGTCATCCATTCTTTTTATGATTTATATGTCGATGTACCTGATTATCCAGGGGTTATTTCTGAAATAACTGGGTACTTAGCTGAAGAACGAATTAGTATTACAAATATCCGAATTTTGGAAACGAGAGAAGACATTTATGGAGTATTGCGAATTAGTTTTCAAACAATCCAAGATCGGGAACAAGCGATGGTTTGTTTAAAAAATAGGACCAATTATGAACTATTCATACAATAA
- the aroB gene encoding 3-dehydroquinate synthase — translation MEKVAIFTDSKSYEVFIGEDILDSLHMRLNKYSKVLLVTDETVNRLHLNTIINSIPERIDYEVYTTPSGEKAKTFKVYEDCISFALKVGIDRKSVILAFGGGAIGDLAGFVAATYMRGIAFIQIPTTILAHDSAVGGKVGINHPLGKNMVGAFYQPDIVIYNTNYLNTLPVRQIKSGFAEVVKHALIADVNFLNELMNHVQSIEEVISDKLPTYLKRGIEVKAKIVGLDERESGVRAYLNFGHTLGHALEAHAGFGNLTHGEGVMCGMVYALLLSKKLVGLDFDLDSFINWIERLGYQWKIPSSTQFDTIYELMKRDKKSVANKPVFVLLKSIGEPVLTAVDVPVLRETFYMMS, via the coding sequence ATGGAAAAAGTAGCGATTTTTACTGATTCAAAAAGTTATGAAGTGTTTATAGGGGAAGATATTTTAGATTCATTACATATGAGACTGAATAAATATTCAAAGGTACTATTGGTGACAGATGAAACGGTCAATCGTCTTCATTTAAATACTATCATTAATAGTATCCCAGAAAGAATAGATTATGAAGTCTATACGACTCCAAGTGGAGAAAAAGCGAAGACGTTTAAGGTTTATGAAGACTGTATTTCCTTTGCGTTAAAAGTGGGTATTGATCGAAAATCAGTGATTCTTGCATTTGGTGGAGGTGCTATTGGTGATTTAGCCGGCTTTGTCGCAGCGACATATATGCGTGGAATTGCATTTATACAGATCCCAACCACAATATTAGCTCATGATAGTGCAGTAGGTGGAAAGGTAGGAATCAATCATCCGCTTGGTAAAAATATGGTTGGCGCTTTTTATCAACCAGATATTGTTATTTATAATACAAACTATCTCAACACCTTGCCTGTTAGGCAAATTAAAAGCGGATTTGCAGAAGTGGTTAAGCATGCCCTGATTGCGGATGTTAATTTCTTAAATGAACTCATGAATCATGTACAGTCAATTGAAGAAGTAATTAGTGACAAGCTTCCTACCTATTTAAAAAGAGGAATTGAAGTGAAAGCAAAAATTGTAGGTCTTGATGAAAGGGAAAGTGGTGTACGAGCCTATTTGAATTTTGGGCATACACTTGGTCATGCATTAGAAGCACATGCGGGATTTGGTAATCTTACTCATGGTGAAGGAGTTATGTGTGGCATGGTTTACGCTCTTTTATTAAGCAAAAAGCTTGTTGGATTAGACTTTGATTTAGATTCATTTATAAATTGGATTGAAAGATTAGGGTATCAGTGGAAAATTCCTTCATCCACACAATTTGATACAATATACGAATTAATGAAAAGAGACAAAAAGTCTGTTGCAAATAAACCTGTCTTTGTTTTACTTAAAAGCATCGGAGAACCCGTATTAACAGCTGTAGATGTGCCTGTATTAAGGGAAACATTTTATATGATGAGTTAA
- a CDS encoding CheR family methyltransferase, producing MTTDYIEFINQVKRKTKIDLSLYKEAQMKRRLTSLYEKKGFTSFQEFFQAMNNDQELLNEFLDRMTINVSEFYRNKQRWDVLENKIFPTLLKEGKPLKIWSAASSTGEEPYTIAMVLSKHVPLSSISILATDIDVNAIQRAKLGIYPERSLNEVPEDIKKKYFEKQGSYYHVADEIKKTVKFKQHNLLADSYESGFDLIVCRNVMIYFTEEAKDSLYQKFNAALRPGGMLFVGSTEQIFNPQSYHFAIEDTFFYKKV from the coding sequence ATGACAACGGATTACATAGAATTTATTAACCAAGTAAAGAGAAAGACAAAAATAGATTTATCACTATATAAAGAGGCGCAAATGAAAAGAAGATTAACCTCCTTGTATGAAAAAAAAGGTTTTACATCTTTTCAAGAATTCTTTCAGGCAATGAATAATGACCAAGAATTATTAAATGAATTTTTAGATAGAATGACAATTAATGTTTCCGAGTTCTATCGTAATAAGCAAAGATGGGATGTTTTGGAGAATAAAATATTCCCTACTCTCTTAAAAGAAGGAAAGCCATTAAAAATTTGGTCAGCTGCTTCATCTACAGGTGAGGAACCATATACAATTGCAATGGTGTTATCAAAGCATGTTCCTTTATCAAGTATTTCTATTTTAGCAACTGATATTGATGTAAACGCGATACAAAGAGCAAAGTTAGGTATATATCCTGAAAGATCTCTTAATGAAGTACCTGAAGATATAAAAAAGAAATATTTCGAAAAACAGGGTTCCTACTATCATGTGGCTGACGAGATAAAGAAAACTGTTAAATTTAAACAACATAATTTACTTGCAGATTCATATGAATCAGGTTTTGATTTAATTGTTTGTAGAAATGTAATGATTTATTTTACTGAAGAAGCGAAAGATTCTCTTTATCAAAAATTTAATGCAGCTCTTAGACCAGGAGGAATGTTATTTGTAGGAAGTACCGAACAAATTTTTAATCCTCAATCCTATCATTTTGCTATTGAAGATACGTTCTTTTATAAAAAAGTTTAA